From one Bacillus sp. FJAT-42376 genomic stretch:
- a CDS encoding DUF6612 family protein, whose translation MRTTAKLLGLFMVLSLALFGCGTQGSEKSEKTEGAETEEGSKSEATENKEAESKEAEDEAPAATEAKDEKLDADQVLEKSIAAYDEVKSYSSAMNVNQKIDDGETKLDVTGTLMTESNYEPFVMHSTDTFKSNGQTIKSETYMTEDATYTSENGAGWMMQDSPGSLMTGQPKPTDELMSLKEVAKDLNMTENENEYIISIDGAKEEVLSLYSDMVNEAAAALGTNSESVKITGLKMSYTIDKKTFLQKASVVDLNMTTNLDGKTVTMNQSMNGTYDKFNELNSLSVPKEVMDTAKKQQ comes from the coding sequence TTGAGAACAACGGCAAAATTATTAGGTCTATTCATGGTGCTTTCCCTTGCTTTATTCGGCTGCGGAACCCAAGGCAGCGAGAAGTCAGAGAAGACTGAAGGGGCTGAAACGGAAGAAGGCAGCAAATCAGAGGCAACTGAAAATAAGGAAGCTGAAAGCAAAGAGGCCGAGGACGAGGCGCCTGCCGCCACAGAGGCAAAGGATGAAAAATTGGATGCGGATCAAGTATTGGAAAAATCCATTGCCGCTTATGATGAGGTTAAAAGCTATTCTAGTGCGATGAACGTCAATCAGAAAATTGATGATGGCGAAACAAAATTGGATGTAACCGGTACATTAATGACTGAAAGCAATTACGAGCCTTTTGTCATGCATTCAACAGATACCTTTAAATCAAACGGCCAGACGATTAAGTCAGAAACATATATGACCGAAGACGCTACTTACACGTCTGAAAACGGGGCGGGCTGGATGATGCAGGATTCACCTGGCTCCTTAATGACAGGCCAGCCTAAGCCGACAGATGAACTTATGTCTTTAAAAGAAGTGGCTAAGGATCTGAATATGACCGAAAACGAGAATGAATATATTATTTCCATAGATGGAGCAAAAGAGGAAGTCTTAAGTCTATATAGCGATATGGTCAACGAAGCGGCGGCGGCTCTCGGAACAAATAGTGAATCCGTCAAAATTACCGGCTTAAAAATGTCTTACACCATTGATAAAAAAACGTTTCTGCAAAAAGCATCCGTGGTTGATCTGAATATGACCACGAATCTGGATGGAAAAACAGTCACGATGAACCAGTCAATGAATGGGACGTATGACAAATTCAACGAATTAAACAGCTTGTCTGTTCCAAAGGAAGTAATGGATACTGCTAAAAAACAGCAATAA
- a CDS encoding twin-arginine translocase TatA/TatE family subunit: protein MGSLGFGEILLILVVALLLFGPKKLPELGKAAGRTLREFKNATRGMMDEDDEKAAKKTEERARP from the coding sequence ATGGGCAGTTTGGGGTTTGGAGAAATTTTACTGATTTTAGTAGTGGCGCTGCTGCTATTTGGTCCGAAAAAGCTGCCGGAGCTTGGTAAGGCGGCAGGAAGGACCCTGCGCGAGTTTAAAAATGCTACACGGGGTATGATGGACGAAGATGATGAGAAGGCAGCCAAAAAAACAGAAGAACGGGCGCGGCCATAA